In the genome of Equus asinus isolate D_3611 breed Donkey chromosome 9, EquAss-T2T_v2, whole genome shotgun sequence, one region contains:
- the EIF4E1B gene encoding eukaryotic translation initiation factor 4E type 1B isoform X2, translating to MATASPAREAKGGIRKWEKKEKEEEEEEAAVEASMGEAAPSSPRALRSPSRKASGEGPAEAGPELHPLQNRWALWFFKNDRSRAWQDNLHLVTKFDTVEDFWAMYSHIQLASNLSSGCDYALFKDGIQPMWEDSRNKRGGRWLVSLAKQQRHSELDRLWLETLLCLIGESFEEHSREVCGAVVNVRTKGDKIAVWTREAENQAGVLHIGRVYKERLGLSAKTIIGYQAHADTATKSNSLAKNKFVV from the exons ATGGCTACCGCCAGCCCT GCCAGAGAGGCTAAGGGTGGAATCCGAAagtgggagaagaaggagaaagaggaagaggaagaggaggcagcagtGGAGGCTTCGATGGGAGAGGCGGCTCCGAGCTCTCCCCGGGCTCTGCGGTCTCCGAGCAGGAAGGCCAGCGGTGAGGGCCCCGCGGAGGCAGGGCCGGAGCTGCACCCGCTGCAGAACAG GTGGGCTCTGTGGTTCTTCAAGAACGATCGCAGCCGGGCCTGGCAGGACAACCTCCATCTGGTCACCAAGTTTGACACCGTGGAAGACTTCTGGGC GATGTACAGCCACATCCAGCTGGCCAGTAACCTCTCTTCTGGCTGTGACTATGCCCTGTTCAAG GATGGCATCCAGCCCATGTGGGAAGACAGCAGGAATAAGCGGGGTGGCCGCTGGCTGGTCAGCCTCGCCAAGCAGCAGCGCCACAGTGAGCTGGACCGCCTGTGGCTAGAGACG CTGCTGTGTCTGATTGGGGAGAGCTTTGAGGAGCACAGCCGGGAGGTGTGTGGCGCTGTTGTCAACGTCCGCACCAAGGGGGACAAGATTGCCGTGTGGACGAGGGAGGCAGAGAACCAGGCAGGCGTGCTGCACATTGG GCGTGTCTACAAAGAGCGCCTGGGCCTCTCCGCAAAGACCATCATCGGGTACCAGGCCCACGCAGACACAGCCACCAAGAGCAACTCCCTAGCCAAGAACAAGTTTGTGGTGTGA
- the EIF4E1B gene encoding eukaryotic translation initiation factor 4E type 1B isoform X1, which yields MATASPAREAKGGIRKWEKKEKEEEEEEAAVEASMGEAAPSSPRALRSPSRKASGEGPAEAGPELHPLQNRWALWFFKNDRSRAWQDNLHLVTKFDTVEDFWAMYSHIQLASNLSSGCDYALFKREAVDLPSTSQDGIQPMWEDSRNKRGGRWLVSLAKQQRHSELDRLWLETLLCLIGESFEEHSREVCGAVVNVRTKGDKIAVWTREAENQAGVLHIGRVYKERLGLSAKTIIGYQAHADTATKSNSLAKNKFVV from the exons ATGGCTACCGCCAGCCCT GCCAGAGAGGCTAAGGGTGGAATCCGAAagtgggagaagaaggagaaagaggaagaggaagaggaggcagcagtGGAGGCTTCGATGGGAGAGGCGGCTCCGAGCTCTCCCCGGGCTCTGCGGTCTCCGAGCAGGAAGGCCAGCGGTGAGGGCCCCGCGGAGGCAGGGCCGGAGCTGCACCCGCTGCAGAACAG GTGGGCTCTGTGGTTCTTCAAGAACGATCGCAGCCGGGCCTGGCAGGACAACCTCCATCTGGTCACCAAGTTTGACACCGTGGAAGACTTCTGGGC GATGTACAGCCACATCCAGCTGGCCAGTAACCTCTCTTCTGGCTGTGACTATGCCCTGTTCAAG AGGGAGGCAGTTGACTTGCCGTCCACCTCCCAGGATGGCATCCAGCCCATGTGGGAAGACAGCAGGAATAAGCGGGGTGGCCGCTGGCTGGTCAGCCTCGCCAAGCAGCAGCGCCACAGTGAGCTGGACCGCCTGTGGCTAGAGACG CTGCTGTGTCTGATTGGGGAGAGCTTTGAGGAGCACAGCCGGGAGGTGTGTGGCGCTGTTGTCAACGTCCGCACCAAGGGGGACAAGATTGCCGTGTGGACGAGGGAGGCAGAGAACCAGGCAGGCGTGCTGCACATTGG GCGTGTCTACAAAGAGCGCCTGGGCCTCTCCGCAAAGACCATCATCGGGTACCAGGCCCACGCAGACACAGCCACCAAGAGCAACTCCCTAGCCAAGAACAAGTTTGTGGTGTGA